A window from Vibrio cortegadensis encodes these proteins:
- a CDS encoding GGDEF domain-containing protein — protein sequence MDQLWHWLWQPAFGYGAVILVIIICIFSIWFTYNHYQRQLSILIQGSPLALMLVSEKTGELLLTNQHSMQLLGIRLVGNMHLMPESIPSDYFLSFFDGLTEKKFRGLNRSWPVSSDESVKISFSGRKVAYQGESVWLIYVIEREATNEEHKQELAKLSVAKTALNSLSELIYIKDSDDKLLATNRAFDSFWLNRLDEGDVKIEEGVRNRTSSKRWTISPEGRSCLLETNQSVLMSEEGKPLGTLCISHDVTEWHNIQQNLRDEMERRKDTEVALAQRDTILQNILESSPDSIGIFNENMIYQACNEPFVHALGINHVDDLIGKRLQDVIPDSMYSRLSETDRQVLHEDKSLRYIDKVRSSRGEFTWYDVVKSPFWDPASGTNGVLVMARDISERYLAEQKLEKANLELERLSFIDSLTQVPNRRRFDEQLSTLWPHHSRERLPISIMLCDIDYFKGYNDLYGHQKGDDALVQVANVFKQILNRSSDCVARYGGEEFAFILPNTTLEGAKLVAQRIHAQIESLQLEHDDSLISDHITISIGLISCVPKFNELAEVAVANADKALYQAKAQGRNQTCIYSAGSDEQ from the coding sequence ATGGATCAATTGTGGCACTGGTTATGGCAGCCAGCCTTTGGATACGGCGCTGTCATTCTCGTCATTATAATATGCATTTTTAGCATATGGTTTACTTATAACCATTACCAGCGCCAATTGAGCATATTGATCCAAGGCTCTCCTCTTGCGCTTATGCTTGTCAGTGAAAAGACAGGTGAATTACTACTTACTAATCAACACTCTATGCAATTACTAGGCATTCGCTTAGTCGGTAATATGCACCTGATGCCAGAATCAATTCCTTCCGATTATTTCCTCTCGTTTTTTGATGGTTTAACCGAAAAAAAATTTAGAGGATTAAATAGATCATGGCCAGTATCCAGTGATGAATCGGTAAAGATCAGCTTTTCAGGTCGAAAAGTGGCTTACCAAGGAGAAAGCGTGTGGTTAATTTATGTAATTGAACGTGAAGCCACCAACGAAGAGCATAAGCAAGAGCTAGCAAAATTAAGCGTGGCCAAAACGGCACTCAATTCGTTGAGTGAGCTTATCTATATTAAAGATAGTGACGATAAATTATTAGCCACTAACCGTGCATTCGACTCTTTTTGGCTGAATCGACTTGATGAAGGCGATGTTAAGATTGAAGAAGGCGTAAGAAATCGCACCAGTTCTAAAAGGTGGACTATTTCACCTGAAGGCCGCAGTTGTTTGCTTGAAACTAACCAAAGTGTATTGATGTCTGAAGAAGGGAAACCCTTAGGTACTCTTTGCATCAGCCATGATGTAACGGAATGGCACAATATTCAGCAGAATTTACGTGACGAAATGGAACGGCGTAAAGATACTGAAGTCGCGTTGGCACAGCGTGATACCATTCTGCAAAACATCTTAGAGTCTAGCCCTGACTCAATCGGTATCTTCAATGAGAATATGATTTATCAAGCGTGTAATGAACCATTTGTTCACGCATTGGGGATAAATCATGTCGACGATCTTATCGGTAAACGATTACAAGATGTCATTCCTGATTCAATGTATAGCCGATTATCTGAAACGGATAGGCAAGTTTTACACGAAGATAAATCACTCAGGTACATTGATAAAGTTCGATCTAGCAGAGGGGAGTTTACTTGGTATGACGTGGTTAAGTCGCCATTTTGGGATCCTGCATCAGGTACTAATGGTGTGCTAGTTATGGCTCGTGATATTTCAGAACGCTATCTTGCTGAACAGAAACTGGAAAAAGCTAACTTAGAGCTCGAACGTTTAAGTTTTATTGATAGCTTGACTCAAGTGCCTAACCGTCGCCGTTTTGATGAACAACTAAGCACATTATGGCCCCATCACTCCCGAGAAAGATTACCGATTTCTATCATGCTTTGTGATATTGATTACTTTAAAGGATACAACGATCTTTATGGGCATCAAAAGGGCGATGATGCATTAGTGCAAGTGGCGAATGTCTTTAAGCAAATTTTGAATCGCTCATCCGATTGTGTTGCAAGATATGGCGGTGAAGAGTTTGCTTTCATTCTGCCAAATACGACGCTTGAAGGAGCGAAGTTAGTCGCGCAACGGATACATGCCCAGATCGAAAGCTTACAACTCGAACATGATGACTCACTGATCTCCGACCATATTACCATCAGTATTGGCTTGATTTCGTGTGTTCCTAAGTTTAATGAACTTGCAGAAGTTGCGGTTGCGAATGCTGACAAAGCGTTATATCAAGCGAAAGCTCAAGGCCGGAATCAAACGTGTATCTATTCTGCAGGCAGTGACGAGCAGTGA